Sequence from the Euzebyales bacterium genome:
GCACGGATCCGCAACCGTGGTGCACGAGGGAGCCACCTACGACGTCGATTCGCCGCAGGTGGTGCCCACCGCGTCGGTCAGTGACGACCTGCCGTCCGGCGAGGAGCGGCTACTGCGACGATTCAACGTCGACCAATGCCTCCGGCTCCGGATCGTGACGCGCGCGTCGATGCCGACGTGAACGCACGTCGACGGACTGCTCCGACGACAACCGTTCGGGACGCATGACCTGTGCCCGGAACGACGCGCACGGCGTTCCGGGGAGACATCTCACCGCATACGTGCCATCGTCTCCCCAGATCCACCGCGCACGGCGTTCCGGGGCGCCGCGGACCACGCCCCGCGGGCTGGAACAGCTCGATCGGGTTGCCGGCCGGGCCCACCCCACACTCCATCAAGGTATGCTGGTGGAAGAACATGAGGATGATGGTTGATCCCGTTGGGTCCATCCTTGTGGGTCAGATGTAGGAGAATGGTATGTCTTCGTCTATTTTTGAGCGCCAGCGCACGGGTTGGGACATCGTCCTCGGTGTGATCCTGCTGATCGGCAGCTTCATCATCTTCGGCAACGCTGTGGTCGCCACCGCGATCTCGGTCCTGCTGCTGGGGTGGATTGCCTTCATCTCCGGTGTCGTGCTGCTCGTGAGCGCGTTGTTCAGGATCGGATCCGGAGGGTTCTGGTCGGCAGCACTCGGCGGCGGGGTGCTGACCGTGCTGGGCCTGTTCCTGGTCCGCAATCCCGGTGCCGGCGCCCTGAGCCTCACCCTGGTCGCCGGGGCGTTGTTCCTCGCGACCGGCCTGGTCCGCATCTTCCTGGCCTTCCAGGTGTCCGAGGCGCGGTGGCTGCTGGTCTTCAGTGGCGTCGTCTCGGTGGTTCTGGGCCTGCTGGTCCTGTTCAACCTGATGACCGCGACGCTGACCCTGCTCGGGGTTCTGCTGGGCGTGCAGACGCTGCTCGAGGGCACGACGCTGATCGTGGCGGGACGGCTGCGTCCCGTCGCCGCGGGGTCCGCCGCGACCGCCTGACGCCTCCGCGGTCCCTCGTCGCCATCGTGGCGTCGGGGGACCATCGGCGACCGACGAACGTGCCGATCGCCCTCACCGTCGTGGCCAGCGGGCGGCATGTTCGTCGTTGGACGCCGCCGGAGCCTGGAGGCTCGTCGGTCGCCCCGGGCGAGACGTCCATGCGCCACCACGGTGTCCGAGGAGGTGCGCCATGACCGTCAGCGAGCCAGCCTCTGCGTCGACGAGACGCCGCGCCGGGACGACGAGCGGCTACGTGGCCGCCATCGTGGTCAACATCATCATGCTGCTGCTCGTCAACAGCGACGCCGTGTGGCGGTGGCTGAGGTTCGTGACGGACGACATCGACCGCGTGCTGCCACTCATCGAGCTGTCGCTGATGGCGTCGATCGTCGCGAACGCGGCCTACCTGGTCTACGACGCCCGGTGGTTCACATCACTGACCCAGATCGGCGTGCTCGGCATCAGTCTGCTGGTCACCGTCCGGATGCTCGAGGTGTTCCCCTTCGACTTCCCGACGGACGGCGTGGCCTGGGCGACCATCGCCCGGGTTGTGTTGATCCTCGCGCTGGTGGGCGTGGCCATCGCCATCGTCGTCGAGGTCGCCCGGTTCTTCGGTGCGATCATCCGGGGATGACGCGGGGCGGGGCGCGAGCGTCCCGGGCGGGACGGGGCGGCGCGATGGCGGGTCGTCCGTGGCGTGACGTGGCATGCTGACCCCACGACGAGCTGGAGGATCGATGAGCCAGACACCGCCCACGCTCACGGAGCTGTCCGTCGACGAGTGCTGGGGTCTGCTGGCGGCGCACCGTCCGACGCTGGGTCGGATCGCGTTCGACAACGACGGCGGACGGCCCGTCATCCACCCGATGAACTACGCGGTCACGGAGCGGACCGTCTATCTGCGCACCGATCCCGACAGTGGCCTGACCGGCGCCGTCGGGACGCAGACCGTGGCCTTCGAGGTCGATGACGTCGACCCCGACTGGGAGCGGGGGTGGAGCGTGCTGATCCAGGGCCGCCTGCACGAGGTCGATGATCCCGATGAGCTCGCACGACGCCGCGAGCTGCGACTGCGCACCTGGGCACCGGGCGAACGGCTGTACCTGCTGCGACTCGACGCCGAGCACGTGTCGGGTCGCCGCCTCGAGTGACGCGGCCGCGGGCGACAAGACGCTGGGCCGGTGGGCCCGGACGCGGCGGGCCGACCGGCGGTGCCACAGACCGACACTCGATTCAGTCTCGACGGTGACCGCGGCGTTCCCGGTCCCGGCGACCATGGACGCTCCGGCCGATGGAGCCACACAACGGACGCACCGAGGAGGTCCACCGTGCCTGCGATCACCGAGGCAGCCGCCGCCTTCCTGGCCAACAAACGCGTCGCGGTGACCGGCGTCTCCCGTAGCCCCGGGGATCATGGCAGCAACGTCGTGTACCGTCGACTGCGCGAACGCGGATACGACGTCTTCGCCGTGAACCCGAACGCCGAGACGGTGGAGGGCGACCAGGCCTTCCCCGACCTCGCGTCGATCCCGGACGGCGTGGACGCCGTGGTCATCGGAACGCGCCCGGAGCGCGCCCGCGCCACGATCGACGAGTGCGTCGAGCTGGGCATCGGCCAGGTGTGGATGCACCGGGCGTTCGGTGCGGGCAGCGTCTCGCCGGAGGCGGCCGAGCACGGGCGATCGCAGGGCATCTCGGTGATCGAGGGCGGCTGTCCGCTCATGTTCGGTCCGACAGCCGACACCGGACACAAGGTCATGCGGTGGGTGTGCACCATGACCGGCAACGTCCCGCGGAGCGTCTGATCGGCGGCCGGCCGACCGTGCGCCCGCGCGCGCCCGACCGCGGCGCCGGACGCAGCAGCGCGGGGTCCGGACAGGTCATCCCCCGCGCCGACCGGCACACCGTCGAGGACGTGCTGGAGGCGGCCGGCGTCGACCCGGCCCGCGGCCTGACACCGGGCGAGGCACGCGCACGCGCCGAGCTGGCCGGTCCGAACGCCCTGCCCGAGCCGAGGCGTGCGGGCCTCGGCGAGCAGGTCCTCACCCAACTGCGCGAGCCCATGGCGGTGCTGCTGCTCGTGGCGGCCGCGGTGTCGGGCGTCGTGCTCGGCGAGGTCGTCGACGGCGTGGCGATCGCCGTCATCGTCGTGGTCAACGCGGCGATCGCCGTGGTCGAGGAGCGACGGGCTGACGCCGCGTTGACCGCGTTGCGTGCGCTCACCGTTCCCGAGACGCGGGTCCGCCGCGATGGTGCGGTGCTGCGCATCCCCGCTCCGGAGCTCGTACCCGGTGACGTCGTGCTGCTCGAGCCCGGCGACCGTGTGCCCGCGGATCTGCGCCTGGTCGCAACGGCGGGGGTGGAGATCGACGAATCGGTGCTCACGGGCGAATCTCAGGCGGTGCGCAAGGACGCGTCCGCCGTGTCGGCGGATGACGCGGGGCTCGCCGACCGACCCGGGGCCGCCTTCACCGGCACGTTCGTGGAACGGGGCACCGCGACCGGGATCGCCGTCGCCACGGGCGCGTCGACGACGTTGGCCGCGATCGCCCGCGAGGCGACCGCGACGCGGCGCCTGACGCCGCTGCAGACCGATCTGGTGCACGTGACACGGCAACTGGCGACGGTGTCGATCGCGGTCGCCGGCGGGGTGCTGCTGCTGTTCCTGGCGCGGTCCGGTGTCGGAGAGGACACGCTGCAGGAGGGGTTCCTCGCCGCGGTGGCGCTGGCCGTGGCGGCCGTCCCCGAGGGGCTCGCCACGGTCACCGCCGTCGGACTGGCGCTGGGCGTGCGCCGCATGGCGGAGCGGGGCACGGTCGTCCGCCGCCTCGCCGCGGTCGAGACCCTGGGATCGGTCACCGTGCTGCTGCTCGACAAGACCGGCACGCTCACGCAGAACCAGATGGGCGTCGCGGGCGTGTACGACACCGCGGGCGGCAGTGCGACCGCGCGACAGGCTGCACGCGGGGCGGTCCGCGTGATGGCGCTGTGCAACGATGCGACGCTCGACCCACCGGTCGGCGATCCGATGGAGGTCGCCCTGCTCGACGCGGTCGGCGACGACGAGCTGCGCGACCTGCGCGCCCGGTGGACCCGGGTCGCCACCAGTCCGTTCGATGCGGACCGTCGGTGGATGGCCACCGTCCACGTGCCCGAGGACGGGTCGTCCCCGCCCGAGCTCCTCGTCAAGGGCGCACCCGAGTCCGTGCTGCCGCACTGCGCGCGCGATGCCGATGGCAGCCCCCTCGACAACGCACGGCGCGCGGTGCTCGACGCGCGCGTGCACGACCTGGCCGACACAGGCGTGCGCCTGCTCGCGCTGGCACGACGGCCGCTCGTCACCGTGCCTGACGATCTCGACGGAGCCCTCGAGGACCTGGAGCTGGTCGGGCTCGTCGGGCTCCACGACCCCGTGCGTGAGGCGGCGGCGGCATCGGTCGCGACCGCCAGGCGGGCGGGCATCACGCTGCTGATGGCGACCGGTGACCATCCAGGCACGGCCCGCGCCGTGGCCGCCGCCGTGGGCATGGCGGACGCCCGGAACGCACGGGTGATCACCGGCCACCGGCTGCGCGTCGACGGCATCGCGGACGACCCCGCGTCGTCGGACGTGTACGCGCGGGTGGATCCGGACCAGAAGCTCGCCCTGGTCGAACAGCTGCAGCGACGCGGCGAGGTGGTCGGCATGACCGGTGACGGCGTGAACGACGCGCCGGCGCTGCGGCGTGCCGACATCGGGATCGCTCTGGGCCGGCGCGGCAGCGACGTCGCCCGCGAGGCCGCTGACATGGTGATCACCGACGATGATCTCGCGACGATCGTCGCCGCCGTGGCCGAGGGCCGTCGCATCTACGACAACCTGCGCAAGGTCGTCGACTACCTCGTGGCGGGCAACCTCGGAGAGATCTTCGTGGTCATGGGTGGCCTGTTGTTCGTGCCGGCGCTGGGCCTGCCGCTGCTGCCCCTGCAGCTGCTGTGGATCAACCTCGTGACCGATGGCCTGCCGGCGGTGGCGCTCGGCGTCGACGCCGCCGACCGGACGGTCATGCAGCGCCCTCCGCGCGCCCCGGGCACGCGTCTGCTGTCGTGGGCACGCGTGCGTCGGCTCGCGTTGCGCGCTCTGGTCATCGCGGCGAGCGTGCTGGCCGCACTTGCGGTCGCGCGCCTGGCGCTGGATCTGTCATGGGACCAGGCACGGACCGTCATGTTCGGCGCGCTCGTGTTCGCCCACCTCGGCTACGCGTACGTCGTCCGGCGTGGCAGTGGCGGGCCGGGCGGCAACCCGTGGCTGCTGATCGCCACCGCCGGGGGGATCGCGCTGCAGGTGCTGCTCGTGCTGCTGCCAGCCACGCGGGCGCTGTTCGACGTCACCGCGCTGACGGCGGCCGGGTGGTTCACGGTCCTCGTCGCCGGCGTGGTCCCGAACGTGGTGCTCTGGGCGGTCGAGGCACGTCGGTCCTAGGCGTCGGCTGACCGTCGCGGTGGCCGGGTTGCCGCGCGGCGCCCGTGGGCCGGCCGCGGCGCGCGACGATCGGCCACCCGTGCGACACTGCAGGCATGGCAACCAGCGCTGACATCACCGACACCCTCGCCTCGTTCGCGCTGTTCTCCGACCTGTCGCGCCCGCAACTCGACGCCGTGATCCACAGCATGGACGAGCAGTGGTTCAGCGAGGGCCAGCGCATCCTGCGCCAGGGCTTCACCGGCACGGGGTTCTACGTGATCCTCGACGGTGAGGCGACCGTCAGGATCGACGGCCGGGACCGCGCCCGACTGTCGCGCGGCGACTTCTTCGGCGAGATCTCGATCCTGCTGGACGAACCGCCCACGGGAGACGTCGTCGCTTTGCGGGCGCTGCACTGCCTGGTGCTGCCGCGCGCCGACCTGCACGACTGGCTGCAGGAGCGGCCGACCGTGGCGTTCCGCATGCTGCAGGCCGAGGCCCGGCGCCTGCGGACGACGAGCAGCGCACGCAGTTGAGCGAGCAACCGTTCCCCCCGAGCACCTATCCCGTCGTGGTCGTCGGCAGCGGGCCGGGTGGCCTGCAGATCAGCTACCAGCTCAGCAGGCTCGGCGTGCGGCACGCCGTGATCTCCGCCGACCGCACGCCGGGCGGCATGTTCCAGCGGTATCCGGTCTTCCAGCGACTGGTCACGTGGACCAAGCCGCACGCCCCGGCCGCCCGCGACTCCGAGTGGTACGAGCGGTTCGACTGGAACAGCCTGCTGGCCGAGGACGCCGAGCACCGGTTCCTCGTGCGCGACCTGATGGGCACCGAGTCGTACTTCCCCACCCGGGCCGAGATGGAGCGCGGGATCGCTGCGTTCGCCGAACGCACCGGCATCGCGGTCCGCTACGCCACCCAGTGGCGCGCCACCCGCCGGACCGACGACGGGTTCGTGCTCACGACCTCGGACGGCGAGTACCGGTGCACCATCGCGATCTTCGCGGTCGGCATGGCGCGCCCGTGGAAGCCGCCGATCGAGGGGATGGACGCCGTCCCCCACTACGTCGACGTCAAGCAGCCCGAGTCCTACGCGGGGCGGCGCGTGCTCATGATCGGCAAGCGCAACTCCGGCTTCGAACTGGCCGACGGGCTGCTGACCCACGCACGTCAGATCATCCTCGTATCTCCGCGACCTGCACGGATCTCGGTGCGCACGCACTCGACCGCAGCCGCGCGTGCGCGGTACCTGCAGCCCTACGAGGACCACGTGCTCGGCGGCGGCAACGTGGTGCTGGACGCGTCGGTCAAGCGCATCGAACGGACAACTGGGGGGTACCGGGTCCACACGCGGGGGACGACGACTACCCGCGATCTCGTGTTGGACGTCGACGATGTCCTCGCCGCGACCGGGTTCACGGTGCCGCTGGGCGATCTCCGCGACCTCGGCGTCGCGACGTTCTTCCAGGACCGCCTGCCGGCGCTGACGCCGTTCTGGGAGAGCGCAACGGTTCCGGGCATCTACTTCGCCGGCACGATCACACAGGGCGCGGTGGGCCTGAAGAAGTACGGGATCCCGAGCAACTCCGCCGCCGTGCACGGGTTCCGCTACAACGCGCGCGTGCTGGCCCGGCACGTGGCGGACAGGCACTTCGGCATCCGACTGCCCGTGCCGACCGTGGCACCGGATGCCGTGGTCGATCACCTGCTGACCCTGGCGACGCACGCACCTGACCTGTGGAACCAGCAGTCCTACCTCGCGCGGGTGCTGCAGTTCGCCGAGGACGGTCGCGTGCTGGACCAGGGTGCGGTCCCGCTGGCGCACTTCGTCGACGCCGACGGCCCCGATGCCACCGCGATCACCGTCGAGACCGATGCGGACGGCGACATCCATCCCGCGCTGTACGTCCGCCGCGGCGGCGCGGTCGTCGAGCACCTATTCGAGTCCGATCCGCTCCACGACTTCAGCACCGGACGGCATCGTGCACAACTGCGTGCCGTGCTGTCCGACATCGTCGGGACGCGGGACGCATGACACCCCGCCACTCCGGGGCGGATGGCCCCGCCGGTCCCGAGGGCGTCACGTACGAGGTGATCCCCATCGGGTGGGTCGAATCATCGTTGACCGACCGCGCCGACGCACCGCGGCAGGGCGATGAGGGCGCACCGTCCGCGCGGATCGTGTTCCAGCCCGGACTCTCCGAGGCCACCGCCGACCTCCACACCGGGGACCGCATCATCGTGCTGACGTGGCTGCACGCGGGCAGCCGTGACGTGCTGTCCGTGCATCCACGCAGCGACCCCGATCGGCCACGTCAGGGTGTGTTCTCCACGCGGTCGCCGGATCGTCCGAACCCCGTCGGCCTGCACACCGTCACGATCTCCGACGTCGATGGGGAGGGCATCACGGTCGACGGGCTCGAGGCGATCGACGGCACGCCGGTCATCGACATCAAACCGGTGCTCGGCGCCGTCCACGAGCGCTGACGAAGCCCGTGTCGGGGCGGGCGATGCCCCGCCGGCGCCGGGCGAAGGCCGGCATGCGACCGCCATGGGCCGCAGAGGTTGCCCACTCGCTGAATCTGCGGACTGGCCGCATGACTGGCTGGTGCTCGGCGTCGCCGTGACCTGGTGGGTCCATGACACGGGCTCGGTGTGGAGCCAACCGCTCGGCGCACCGATCCTCGGACCCCGGGCCGACACGGACATGACGCTGCCTCGCCGCTGACCACCTGGGCGTCGTGGGTCGACGCGCACCCGAGGATGGTCGCGGCGGTCATGCCCCACCGATCCGCAGCGTGGCGCATCTACTCGCGCCGCGTCAGCGAAGGTGACGTCGAGCTGGCACTCCACAGCGCGCAGCTCCACGACTCCGTCTCCGGGACGCGCTGGGATCTACGGACCGGTCGCGGCCTCGACGGGCCGCCAGCCCGCCGACGCGCCCGCCCGCTTCCCGGCGTTCAGGTCGTTCCCCGACGACTACCGCGGGTCATTCCCCGACGGGCGCGTGTGGCCGGGCGTGACCGACGGCATTGACCGAACATCATGGACGCGCCGTCGAGCAGAACGTCACCTGGCGACCGATTCGGACAGCGTCATCGACGAGCCCGCCGAGCCCACGGGCAGGTCTTGCTTCACGTCGATCGTCTCGACGCGACGCGCGCCAAGGTTGGTCTTTCGCCAATTGAGCAGCGACTTCGCCGTCGGATCCCGTTTGAGCGTGCGCACAAGCGTCTCCCACTGGGATTGCTCCTCCCGCGTCCGGCCGACAATCGCAGGTCGTGCATCCTTCCAGAAGAGGACCTGAGTTGCTGTGCGGATCCCCGCCCGCTGCAACTCATCGAATATGCGGTTCCTCTCAAGCCTGCCACTGTCCGTGGACCGTGACGTGTGGAGTTGCAGCACCGCCTGGTCGACCCAGTCCAACAACCGGGATGCAGGAATCCGCGTCCGCATGAGCAACGCGACCAGATCCGGTTTGGCGAGCGCCTGGAAGTGGTCGACCCCTTCATCCGCCAGTCGTGTGCGGTCGTAGATGTCGAGCCCGATCAGTCCACT
This genomic interval carries:
- a CDS encoding DUF308 domain-containing protein, giving the protein MSSSIFERQRTGWDIVLGVILLIGSFIIFGNAVVATAISVLLLGWIAFISGVVLLVSALFRIGSGGFWSAALGGGVLTVLGLFLVRNPGAGALSLTLVAGALFLATGLVRIFLAFQVSEARWLLVFSGVVSVVLGLLVLFNLMTATLTLLGVLLGVQTLLEGTTLIVAGRLRPVAAGSAATA
- a CDS encoding pyridoxamine 5'-phosphate oxidase family protein; this encodes MSQTPPTLTELSVDECWGLLAAHRPTLGRIAFDNDGGRPVIHPMNYAVTERTVYLRTDPDSGLTGAVGTQTVAFEVDDVDPDWERGWSVLIQGRLHEVDDPDELARRRELRLRTWAPGERLYLLRLDAEHVSGRRLE
- a CDS encoding CoA-binding protein, which translates into the protein MPAITEAAAAFLANKRVAVTGVSRSPGDHGSNVVYRRLRERGYDVFAVNPNAETVEGDQAFPDLASIPDGVDAVVIGTRPERARATIDECVELGIGQVWMHRAFGAGSVSPEAAEHGRSQGISVIEGGCPLMFGPTADTGHKVMRWVCTMTGNVPRSV
- a CDS encoding cation-transporting P-type ATPase — encoded protein: MGVHHDRQRPAERLIGGRPTVRPRAPDRGAGRSSAGSGQVIPRADRHTVEDVLEAAGVDPARGLTPGEARARAELAGPNALPEPRRAGLGEQVLTQLREPMAVLLLVAAAVSGVVLGEVVDGVAIAVIVVVNAAIAVVEERRADAALTALRALTVPETRVRRDGAVLRIPAPELVPGDVVLLEPGDRVPADLRLVATAGVEIDESVLTGESQAVRKDASAVSADDAGLADRPGAAFTGTFVERGTATGIAVATGASTTLAAIAREATATRRLTPLQTDLVHVTRQLATVSIAVAGGVLLLFLARSGVGEDTLQEGFLAAVALAVAAVPEGLATVTAVGLALGVRRMAERGTVVRRLAAVETLGSVTVLLLDKTGTLTQNQMGVAGVYDTAGGSATARQAARGAVRVMALCNDATLDPPVGDPMEVALLDAVGDDELRDLRARWTRVATSPFDADRRWMATVHVPEDGSSPPELLVKGAPESVLPHCARDADGSPLDNARRAVLDARVHDLADTGVRLLALARRPLVTVPDDLDGALEDLELVGLVGLHDPVREAAAASVATARRAGITLLMATGDHPGTARAVAAAVGMADARNARVITGHRLRVDGIADDPASSDVYARVDPDQKLALVEQLQRRGEVVGMTGDGVNDAPALRRADIGIALGRRGSDVAREAADMVITDDDLATIVAAVAEGRRIYDNLRKVVDYLVAGNLGEIFVVMGGLLFVPALGLPLLPLQLLWINLVTDGLPAVALGVDAADRTVMQRPPRAPGTRLLSWARVRRLALRALVIAASVLAALAVARLALDLSWDQARTVMFGALVFAHLGYAYVVRRGSGGPGGNPWLLIATAGGIALQVLLVLLPATRALFDVTALTAAGWFTVLVAGVVPNVVLWAVEARRS
- a CDS encoding cyclic nucleotide-binding domain-containing protein, which translates into the protein MATSADITDTLASFALFSDLSRPQLDAVIHSMDEQWFSEGQRILRQGFTGTGFYVILDGEATVRIDGRDRARLSRGDFFGEISILLDEPPTGDVVALRALHCLVLPRADLHDWLQERPTVAFRMLQAEARRLRTTSSARS
- a CDS encoding NAD(P)-binding domain-containing protein is translated as MSEQPFPPSTYPVVVVGSGPGGLQISYQLSRLGVRHAVISADRTPGGMFQRYPVFQRLVTWTKPHAPAARDSEWYERFDWNSLLAEDAEHRFLVRDLMGTESYFPTRAEMERGIAAFAERTGIAVRYATQWRATRRTDDGFVLTTSDGEYRCTIAIFAVGMARPWKPPIEGMDAVPHYVDVKQPESYAGRRVLMIGKRNSGFELADGLLTHARQIILVSPRPARISVRTHSTAAARARYLQPYEDHVLGGGNVVLDASVKRIERTTGGYRVHTRGTTTTRDLVLDVDDVLAATGFTVPLGDLRDLGVATFFQDRLPALTPFWESATVPGIYFAGTITQGAVGLKKYGIPSNSAAVHGFRYNARVLARHVADRHFGIRLPVPTVAPDAVVDHLLTLATHAPDLWNQQSYLARVLQFAEDGRVLDQGAVPLAHFVDADGPDATAITVETDADGDIHPALYVRRGGAVVEHLFESDPLHDFSTGRHRAQLRAVLSDIVGTRDA
- the tsaA gene encoding tRNA (N6-threonylcarbamoyladenosine(37)-N6)-methyltransferase TrmO, with the translated sequence MTPRHSGADGPAGPEGVTYEVIPIGWVESSLTDRADAPRQGDEGAPSARIVFQPGLSEATADLHTGDRIIVLTWLHAGSRDVLSVHPRSDPDRPRQGVFSTRSPDRPNPVGLHTVTISDVDGEGITVDGLEAIDGTPVIDIKPVLGAVHER